A genomic region of Prevotella scopos JCM 17725 contains the following coding sequences:
- the recF gene encoding DNA replication/repair protein RecF (All proteins in this family for which functions are known are DNA-binding proteins that assist the filamentation of RecA onto DNA for the initiation of recombination or recombinational repair.): MQLEKLSIINYKNIQAATLDLSAKLNCFIGHNGEGKTNLLDAVYYLSFCKSAFNPKDSEVMRHDADYFVLEGDYSTDAGEREQVYCGMKRGTKKHFKRNKKEYKRLSQHIGMVPLIFVSPADATLIEGGSEERRKLMDVVISQYDTPYIESLSRYNKALQQRNSLLKQEEEPDITLLELLEMQMAEHGEAVYKKRAAFVKELTPVFQRIYQTICNNREQVSLEYISHCQRGNLLEVIQRDRAKDRIMGFSLHGTHKDDLVMKLGGYPMKKEGSQGQNKTYVLALKLAQFDFLRRTAGNNTPLLLLDDIFDKLDSSRVEQIVRLVSGDDFGQIFITDTNRDHLDKILQGSGFDYKLFSVEGGEINEKED; the protein is encoded by the coding sequence ATGCAATTAGAAAAACTTTCCATTATAAACTATAAGAATATTCAGGCGGCAACATTAGACTTGTCGGCTAAACTTAATTGTTTTATTGGACATAATGGTGAGGGAAAGACCAATCTGCTGGATGCAGTTTATTACCTTTCCTTCTGTAAGAGTGCTTTTAATCCAAAAGACTCTGAAGTCATGCGCCATGATGCTGACTACTTTGTCCTAGAAGGAGACTATAGCACGGATGCTGGTGAGCGTGAGCAGGTCTATTGCGGAATGAAACGTGGAACAAAGAAGCATTTTAAACGCAATAAGAAAGAATATAAACGCTTATCACAACATATCGGAATGGTGCCGCTAATCTTTGTTTCTCCAGCTGATGCAACACTTATTGAAGGAGGAAGTGAGGAGCGGCGAAAGCTAATGGATGTTGTTATCTCACAGTACGACACACCTTATATAGAATCGCTCAGTCGATACAACAAGGCTTTGCAACAGCGTAATAGCCTCCTGAAACAAGAGGAGGAACCTGATATAACACTCTTAGAGCTGTTAGAGATGCAGATGGCAGAACATGGTGAAGCTGTCTATAAGAAGCGTGCTGCCTTTGTGAAAGAGCTTACTCCCGTCTTTCAGCGTATTTATCAGACCATCTGTAATAATCGCGAGCAGGTATCACTTGAATATATTTCGCATTGTCAACGTGGCAACTTATTAGAAGTCATTCAGCGAGATCGGGCAAAAGATCGCATCATGGGGTTTTCACTTCATGGTACGCATAAGGACGACTTAGTCATGAAACTCGGTGGGTATCCTATGAAAAAAGAAGGAAGTCAGGGACAAAACAAAACCTACGTGTTAGCACTGAAACTTGCTCAGTTTGATTTCCTGAGACGTACAGCAGGGAACAACACACCGCTACTCTTGCTCGACGACATCTTTGACAAACTCGATAGTAGTCGTGTCGAACAGATTGTACGCCTAGTTTCGGGTGACGACTTCGGACAAATCTTCATTACAGATACCAACCGTGACCACTTAGACAAGATTTTACAAGGTAGTGGATTTGATTATAAACTATTCTCTGTTGAAGGCGGAGAAATCAATGAAAAAGAAGACTAA
- a CDS encoding tetratricopeptide repeat protein translates to MVNNKEQGTFDDTLNKSEVAFLKYKKPILIAVVAIIVAVAGFFLYKNYISGPREAEASTELAKSQTLFNNQQYDQALAGFQKVQSDYSNTDAGNLANLYVALCYAHQAKPNWTKALENAEKFSTSDDEMISPASQMALGDIYANNNQNDKAVEYFKKAAKMANAEAADNTNLSIAPLALRKAGILLESEGKKADALVIYKDIKKTYVNSPVYQDIDKYIERASN, encoded by the coding sequence ATGGTAAACAACAAAGAACAGGGTACATTCGACGATACCCTTAACAAATCAGAGGTTGCGTTCTTGAAGTACAAGAAGCCTATTCTTATCGCCGTCGTTGCTATCATAGTAGCTGTAGCTGGTTTTTTCCTTTACAAAAACTACATCTCTGGTCCTCGTGAGGCTGAGGCTAGTACAGAGTTGGCTAAGAGCCAGACACTCTTCAATAATCAGCAGTATGATCAGGCACTCGCTGGCTTCCAAAAAGTGCAGAGTGATTACAGTAACACAGATGCAGGTAACCTCGCAAACCTTTACGTAGCTCTTTGCTATGCTCATCAGGCTAAGCCAAATTGGACAAAGGCTTTGGAGAATGCAGAGAAGTTCAGTACATCTGATGACGAAATGATTAGTCCAGCATCTCAGATGGCACTTGGTGACATCTACGCTAACAATAACCAGAACGATAAGGCGGTTGAATACTTCAAGAAGGCTGCTAAGATGGCTAACGCTGAGGCTGCAGACAATACAAACCTGAGCATAGCTCCTTTAGCATTACGTAAGGCTGGTATCCTCCTCGAGAGCGAAGGCAAGAAGGCTGATGCACTTGTGATCTACAAGGATATCAAGAAGACATATGTCAACTCTCCTGTCTATCAGGACATTGACAAGTACATTGAGCGTGCTTCTAATTAA
- the hisC gene encoding histidinol-phosphate transaminase: MIDLQKLIRPNIREFISFDYTPKEKQERGTTHIMLDANENPYNKPYNRYPSENQTTLKEELAKLKGVKSKEIFLNNGSTEAIDMCYRIFCQPKIDNVVSIDPTCELYKRYAILNEVEYRPVRLNEDFQLKASELLKACDKQTKLIWLCSPNTPSGNILDVEEVEKVLNEFTGIVVIDEAYADFSHSRNFRERVSEFPNMIVLNTFSKAWANAAIRLGAVYAQEAIINIFNAVKAPYNISQLTQVQGLEALKHRYDIEDWNKILLLERKRMINAFSTLACCKKVYPSNANFFLAQMKDAQKVYNYLCEKSIKVKNCSNLSLCNNCLRITIGSKAENAEILGILRYYKPTI; this comes from the coding sequence ATGATAGACTTACAAAAACTGATTAGACCCAACATTAGAGAATTCATTTCTTTCGATTATACTCCTAAAGAGAAGCAGGAAAGAGGTACGACTCACATCATGCTTGACGCTAACGAGAACCCTTACAACAAACCTTACAATCGCTATCCTTCTGAAAATCAGACAACACTAAAGGAAGAATTAGCTAAGCTGAAAGGCGTTAAATCCAAAGAGATTTTCTTGAACAATGGCTCTACTGAGGCGATTGACATGTGCTATCGTATATTTTGTCAACCTAAAATTGATAATGTAGTATCCATCGATCCCACCTGTGAACTGTATAAACGTTATGCAATATTGAATGAAGTTGAGTACCGGCCTGTTCGCTTGAATGAAGACTTTCAATTGAAAGCTTCAGAGCTTCTTAAGGCTTGTGATAAACAGACAAAGTTAATTTGGCTCTGTTCGCCTAATACGCCAAGCGGTAACATTCTGGATGTTGAAGAGGTTGAGAAAGTCTTGAATGAATTTACTGGTATTGTTGTCATAGATGAAGCTTATGCAGACTTCTCACACTCACGAAACTTCAGAGAGCGGGTCTCAGAGTTTCCAAATATGATAGTGCTCAACACTTTCTCAAAGGCTTGGGCTAATGCAGCAATCCGTTTAGGTGCGGTCTATGCACAAGAGGCTATCATCAACATCTTCAATGCAGTGAAGGCCCCTTACAATATCAGTCAACTTACACAAGTACAAGGACTGGAAGCGCTTAAGCATCGCTATGACATTGAGGATTGGAACAAGATACTACTGCTAGAACGGAAACGTATGATAAATGCCTTTTCGACTTTAGCTTGTTGTAAGAAAGTTTATCCTTCAAATGCTAATTTCTTCTTAGCGCAAATGAAAGATGCACAAAAGGTTTATAACTATCTATGCGAAAAAAGTATTAAAGTTAAGAATTGTTCAAACCTATCGTTATGCAACAATTGTTTGCGCATAACAATTGGTTCTAAGGCAGAAAACGCAGAAATACTAGGCATACTTAGATATTATAAACCTACTATATAG
- the truA gene encoding tRNA pseudouridine(38-40) synthase TruA, protein MQRYFITLSYDGTAYHGWQIQPNGISVQEVLEYSLSTILRETIAVTGAGRTDAGVHARMMVAHFDTEKAFDCEQLVYKVNRLLPRDVSVIKIEAVNSDLHARFSATSRSYHYYVHTGKQPFSRQYSCALHYGLDFDKMNEAAAYLIGEKDFKCFCKTGADVKTTICNLTEARWIPIHDEFALTTGDEVTNWCFVITANRFLRNMVRAVVGTLVEVGRGRLSFDDFKRIVDEGTRSDAGESMPGNALFLWDIKY, encoded by the coding sequence ATGCAACGATATTTTATCACCCTTTCATACGATGGTACAGCTTATCATGGCTGGCAGATACAACCAAATGGTATTTCTGTGCAGGAAGTGTTGGAGTATTCATTATCTACAATACTCAGAGAAACAATTGCTGTTACGGGTGCAGGACGTACTGATGCAGGTGTTCATGCCAGAATGATGGTTGCACATTTTGATACCGAAAAGGCATTTGATTGTGAACAGTTAGTGTATAAAGTGAACAGACTCTTGCCGCGGGATGTGTCAGTGATTAAGATAGAAGCTGTTAATTCAGATCTACACGCACGTTTTTCAGCGACTTCACGTAGCTACCATTATTATGTACATACGGGGAAACAGCCTTTCTCACGGCAGTATTCGTGTGCGCTTCATTATGGCTTAGACTTCGATAAAATGAATGAAGCTGCAGCTTATTTGATTGGTGAGAAGGACTTTAAGTGTTTCTGTAAGACAGGTGCAGATGTGAAGACAACCATTTGTAATCTAACAGAAGCACGCTGGATTCCAATTCACGATGAATTTGCCTTGACGACAGGAGATGAAGTTACAAATTGGTGTTTCGTTATAACAGCTAATCGCTTCTTACGCAATATGGTACGTGCGGTTGTTGGAACTTTAGTTGAAGTGGGTCGGGGTCGTTTGTCATTCGATGATTTCAAAAGGATTGTTGATGAGGGAACACGAAGCGATGCAGGTGAAAGTATGCCAGGTAATGCGCTGTTCCTTTGGGATATAAAGTATTAA
- the ribH gene encoding 6,7-dimethyl-8-ribityllumazine synthase has translation MATELHHLSDYDVQSVPDASNMCFGIVVAEWNSEITGALLDGAVKTLEKHGAIPENIHIKTVPGSFELIYGAQMMTKNDGFDAVIILGSVIRGETPHFDYICEGVTYGIARLNASQNIPVIYGLLTTDDLQQAKDRSGGRLGNKGDECAIDAIKMAKF, from the coding sequence ATGGCAACAGAACTTCATCATTTATCCGACTATGATGTACAGAGCGTACCAGACGCAAGTAACATGTGTTTTGGTATTGTTGTAGCTGAGTGGAATTCGGAGATTACTGGTGCTTTACTTGATGGTGCTGTAAAAACCCTCGAGAAGCATGGTGCTATCCCAGAGAATATTCATATCAAGACTGTTCCTGGTAGCTTTGAACTCATTTATGGTGCACAGATGATGACCAAGAACGATGGTTTTGATGCCGTTATCATTCTTGGAAGTGTCATCCGTGGTGAAACTCCTCATTTCGACTATATCTGTGAGGGTGTTACCTATGGAATTGCTCGTCTCAACGCATCGCAGAATATTCCTGTTATCTATGGTCTTCTCACAACAGACGACCTCCAGCAGGCTAAAGATCGTAGCGGTGGCCGACTTGGAAACAAGGGCGATGAGTGTGCTATAGATGCTATTAAGATGGCTAAATTCTAA
- a CDS encoding DDE transposase → MKIQKISDITPTLPFTEFDFLQSYRDSFAKSELGRIHSQLPLKELAAACTSRSHKSKRGKKPLFSCEGEIALMFLKSYTGLSDDGLIEMLNGSIHMQMFCDALIDPSCPIRDGKIVSAIRNRLARLLDIDSLQGILYAKWKDSLKDKDLCLTDATCYESYLRFPTDIKLLWECCHWLHKLLVSECKHLSERVPRSKYNDVDKARLAYAKQRKHTASSTRKLRRRLLKLLSKLLSQWYRLCKLYSPCISLSAEQEKRLSAIRAVFRQQSALFSGKEVRHRIVSIDRPYLRPIVRGKENKRVEFGAKVNNIQIDGISFIEHHSFEAFNEGVRLKQCVEYQESLTGVKVKRVGADSIYANNANRTMCTEKGITTCFVRKGPKPKEESECLRTARKIIGNLRATVMEGSFGNQKQHYAVGRIKARNMFSETLLLFFGIHTANAAILAARLMARDMKKVA, encoded by the coding sequence GTGAAGATACAAAAAATTTCTGATATAACACCAACTTTGCCCTTTACAGAGTTTGATTTTTTACAGAGCTATCGTGACAGCTTTGCAAAAAGCGAACTTGGACGTATCCATTCCCAGCTCCCACTTAAGGAGTTGGCAGCAGCATGTACGAGTCGTAGCCATAAGAGCAAGCGGGGCAAAAAGCCTCTTTTTTCGTGTGAGGGAGAAATAGCCCTGATGTTCCTCAAGTCATACACAGGTCTGTCTGACGATGGCTTGATAGAGATGCTTAACGGAAGCATCCACATGCAGATGTTCTGTGACGCTCTGATAGACCCTTCCTGTCCCATTAGGGATGGAAAGATTGTAAGTGCCATACGCAACCGTCTTGCCCGTCTTCTTGACATAGACAGCCTTCAGGGCATATTGTACGCCAAATGGAAAGACAGCCTCAAGGACAAGGACCTATGCCTGACGGATGCGACCTGTTATGAGAGCTACCTGCGCTTCCCGACAGACATCAAGCTACTCTGGGAGTGTTGCCATTGGCTTCACAAGCTGCTTGTCTCCGAGTGTAAGCACCTGTCGGAGCGTGTTCCGAGGAGCAAGTATAATGATGTTGACAAGGCTAGGCTTGCATACGCCAAGCAGCGCAAGCACACAGCATCATCCACGCGCAAGCTCAGGAGAAGACTTCTGAAACTGCTCTCCAAACTTCTTTCTCAGTGGTACCGTCTTTGCAAATTGTATAGCCCTTGTATCAGCCTGTCGGCAGAACAGGAAAAGCGTCTATCCGCCATACGTGCCGTATTCCGCCAACAGTCAGCCTTGTTTTCAGGCAAGGAAGTCAGGCACCGTATTGTCAGCATCGACCGTCCCTACCTCCGTCCCATTGTCAGGGGCAAGGAAAACAAGCGTGTGGAGTTTGGGGCAAAGGTCAACAACATACAGATTGACGGCATATCATTCATAGAGCACCACAGCTTTGAGGCTTTCAACGAGGGTGTTCGTCTTAAGCAATGTGTTGAGTATCAGGAATCTCTGACGGGGGTCAAAGTTAAGCGTGTCGGTGCCGATTCCATATATGCCAACAATGCCAACCGAACAATGTGTACGGAAAAAGGCATAACCACCTGTTTCGTCAGAAAAGGTCCCAAGCCCAAAGAAGAATCAGAATGTCTCAGGACGGCGAGAAAGATTATTGGAAACCTCAGGGCCACTGTAATGGAGGGCAGCTTCGGGAATCAGAAACAGCACTATGCCGTTGGGCGCATCAAGGCACGTAACATGTTCAGCGAAACATTACTGCTCTTCTTCGGAATCCATACGGCTAATGCCGCCATTCTTGCCGCAAGGCTGATGGCCAGGGACATGAAGAAGGTGGCTTGA
- a CDS encoding DUF4494 domain-containing protein, translating into MRTRTSTWFETRVRYDKTMEDGQNKKVIEQYVVDALSFSEAEEFITEEMSHYVSGEFDVKAISPATYGEIFFSDIDTDDKWFKAKLAFITLDEKTEKEKRTSVTYLVQAHSVSGAVKHVDEVMGSTMIDYEIVAITETKIMDVFEHRAGKKNDKPEFEK; encoded by the coding sequence ATGAGAACTAGAACAAGCACTTGGTTTGAAACACGAGTTAGATATGACAAAACCATGGAGGATGGTCAGAATAAGAAGGTCATTGAGCAGTATGTGGTTGATGCCTTGAGTTTCTCTGAAGCTGAGGAGTTCATCACGGAGGAGATGTCACATTATGTTAGTGGTGAGTTTGATGTAAAAGCGATATCGCCAGCTACATATGGTGAGATATTCTTTAGTGATATTGATACTGATGACAAGTGGTTCAAAGCAAAGCTTGCCTTTATTACTTTAGACGAAAAAACAGAAAAGGAAAAGCGTACTTCTGTAACTTATCTTGTTCAGGCGCATTCTGTAAGTGGTGCCGTCAAGCATGTTGATGAGGTGATGGGCTCAACAATGATAGATTATGAGATCGTTGCCATTACTGAAACAAAGATTATGGATGTCTTTGAGCATCGTGCTGGGAAGAAGAACGATAAACCAGAGTTCGAGAAATAA
- a CDS encoding DciA family protein, giving the protein MFRRKVQPLDDLLNQFLRQEGLESPLLQKRIIAAWDTVTGETITRYTQEKFIKNQTLFVKIINPALRSNLCMMQSDLVKKLNAAVGSMVITEIKIY; this is encoded by the coding sequence ATGTTCAGAAGGAAAGTACAACCTTTAGACGATCTCCTCAATCAGTTTTTGCGACAGGAAGGACTTGAATCCCCCCTATTGCAAAAACGTATCATTGCAGCCTGGGATACCGTCACCGGAGAGACGATAACGCGTTATACTCAAGAGAAGTTTATAAAAAATCAAACGCTATTCGTAAAAATAATAAACCCAGCACTGCGTTCTAACCTTTGCATGATGCAATCGGACTTGGTCAAAAAACTTAATGCAGCTGTTGGTTCTATGGTTATCACTGAAATAAAGATTTACTAG
- the dapA gene encoding 4-hydroxy-tetrahydrodipicolinate synthase, which translates to MQNIFHGLGIALVTPFKEDFSIDYEALINLVNYHLDNGADFFCILATTSESPCLSHEEKNELTTVIKRVVNGRVPILKYCGGNNTAAVVEEIKTTDWSGIDGILSICPYYNKPSQEGLYQHFKAIAKASPLPIVLYNVPGRVGVNMTAETTVRIASEFPNVVAIKEASGSLEQVDEIIKNKPKHFEVISGDDALTFPMIASGAVGVISVIGNALPKEFSRMIRLEFRGEYEPARKIHHKFTELYKLLFVDGNPAGCKALLNDMGMIQNVLRLPLVPTRIETKQKMNEILKGMRI; encoded by the coding sequence ATGCAGAATATTTTTCATGGATTAGGTATAGCATTGGTAACACCATTTAAGGAAGACTTCAGTATTGATTATGAAGCACTTATCAATTTGGTTAACTACCATTTGGACAATGGTGCTGATTTCTTCTGTATTCTTGCTACTACTAGTGAGTCACCTTGCCTATCACATGAAGAAAAGAATGAATTGACCACTGTTATCAAAAGAGTTGTTAATGGACGTGTTCCAATTCTGAAATATTGTGGCGGAAATAACACTGCAGCTGTTGTTGAAGAGATTAAGACAACTGATTGGAGTGGTATTGATGGTATTCTCAGTATTTGCCCTTATTATAATAAGCCTAGTCAGGAGGGGCTCTATCAGCATTTCAAGGCTATTGCAAAAGCAAGTCCACTACCTATTGTTTTGTACAACGTGCCTGGCCGTGTAGGTGTCAACATGACTGCTGAGACAACTGTTCGAATCGCCTCAGAGTTCCCAAACGTTGTTGCCATTAAAGAAGCTTCTGGTAGCTTGGAGCAGGTTGATGAGATTATCAAGAACAAGCCAAAGCACTTTGAGGTTATCAGTGGTGATGATGCTTTGACTTTCCCGATGATTGCTAGTGGTGCTGTAGGAGTTATCTCTGTTATTGGTAATGCGCTGCCTAAGGAGTTTTCACGTATGATTCGTTTGGAGTTTAGGGGTGAGTATGAGCCAGCGCGCAAGATACACCATAAGTTTACCGAACTTTATAAACTTCTCTTTGTTGATGGAAACCCTGCAGGCTGTAAAGCGCTTTTGAATGACATGGGTATGATTCAGAATGTTTTGCGTCTTCCTTTGGTTCCAACACGTATCGAAACAAAACAGAAGATGAATGAGATTCTCAAGGGAATGAGAATCTAA
- a CDS encoding pyridoxal phosphate-dependent aminotransferase: MPEISVRGLEMPESPIRKLAPLAVAAKNRGIKVYHLNIGQPDLPTPQCGLDALKKIDRKVLEYSPSQGYLSYREKLCTFYEKFNIKVSPDEIIITAGGSEAVLYSFMACLNPGDEIIVPEPAYANYMAFAISAGAKIKTIATSIEEGFALPKVEKFEELINEKTRAILICNPNNPTGYLYTRREMNQIRDLVKKYDLYLFSDEVYREYIYTGSPYISAMHLQGIENNTILIDSVSKRYSECGIRIGALITKNQEIRKAVMKFCQARLSPPLIGQIVAEASLDAPASYYRSVYDEYVERRKCLIDGLNRIPGVYSPIPMGAFYTVAKLPVDDSDKFCRWCLEEFSYEGETVMMAPASGFYTTPDAGRNQVRIAYVLKREDLQRALIVLQKALEAYPGRIEEE; encoded by the coding sequence ATGCCAGAAATATCAGTTCGAGGACTTGAAATGCCGGAGTCACCTATTAGAAAATTGGCTCCACTTGCCGTTGCAGCAAAGAATCGTGGTATAAAAGTTTATCATTTGAATATTGGTCAACCTGATCTCCCCACACCGCAATGCGGATTAGATGCTCTGAAGAAGATTGATCGTAAAGTTTTAGAATATTCACCTTCTCAAGGATATCTTTCTTATAGAGAAAAACTCTGTACTTTTTATGAGAAGTTCAATATAAAGGTATCTCCTGATGAAATAATCATTACCGCTGGTGGTTCTGAAGCTGTACTGTATTCGTTCATGGCTTGTCTAAATCCAGGAGATGAGATTATAGTCCCTGAACCTGCCTACGCCAACTACATGGCTTTTGCCATATCTGCAGGTGCAAAGATAAAGACGATAGCAACATCCATTGAAGAAGGATTTGCCTTGCCTAAGGTTGAAAAGTTTGAAGAGCTTATCAACGAGAAGACACGTGCCATCTTGATATGTAATCCGAACAATCCTACGGGTTATCTGTACACAAGAAGAGAGATGAATCAAATCCGTGATCTCGTAAAGAAATATGATCTCTATCTCTTCTCGGACGAAGTTTATCGTGAGTATATCTATACTGGTTCACCTTACATCTCTGCAATGCACTTGCAGGGAATTGAGAACAATACCATACTCATCGACTCTGTATCAAAACGTTATAGTGAGTGTGGTATTCGTATTGGTGCGCTGATTACGAAGAACCAAGAGATACGTAAAGCGGTAATGAAGTTCTGTCAAGCACGCCTCTCTCCTCCACTGATTGGTCAGATTGTTGCTGAGGCAAGTCTTGATGCGCCTGCTTCTTACTATCGTAGTGTCTATGATGAGTATGTGGAACGCCGTAAATGTCTTATTGACGGGCTCAATCGTATTCCTGGCGTTTACTCTCCTATCCCAATGGGAGCCTTCTATACTGTAGCAAAACTTCCTGTTGACGATTCGGATAAATTCTGTCGTTGGTGTTTGGAGGAGTTTAGCTATGAAGGTGAGACCGTAATGATGGCACCAGCAAGTGGTTTTTACACCACACCAGATGCAGGTCGTAATCAAGTACGCATTGCCTACGTACTGAAACGTGAAGATTTACAACGTGCGTTGATAGTACTTCAGAAGGCTTTAGAGGCTTATCCTGGACGTATTGAAGAAGAATAA
- a CDS encoding ABC transporter permease, giving the protein MNYPLFIARKIHNGGDKTRKVSKPAITIATVGVAIGLAVMIVSVCVVLGFKHSIRDKMVGFGSNITVANFLTLQSSEQYPIAVNDSLIKVLKAVPGVKHTERYAYTQGILKTDNDFLGVMLKGVGTDFDSTFIHDNMIEGSLPRFSNTENQQKLVISKTIADKLNLKVGQRIFAYFINTQGVRTRKFTIAGIYATNMKQFDSQMCFTDLYTTNKLNGWEPDQCSGVELEVNDFSQLDAVTLRVLKKVKNTVDHYGETYSAENIIEQNPQIFSWLDLMDMNVWIILALMISVAGVTMISGLLIIILERTQMIGILKALGSRNRQIRHIFLWFASFIIARGLLIGNIIGLGIVCLQKWTGLIKLDPQTYYVSTVPVELNLPLILALNIATMLVCVIVLIAPSYLISHIHPAKSMQYE; this is encoded by the coding sequence ATGAACTACCCACTTTTCATTGCTCGTAAGATACATAACGGAGGAGACAAAACTCGAAAAGTGTCAAAACCCGCTATCACCATTGCAACAGTTGGTGTTGCAATAGGTTTGGCTGTGATGATTGTGTCAGTCTGCGTTGTATTAGGCTTTAAACATTCCATCCGTGATAAGATGGTAGGGTTTGGAAGTAATATAACGGTTGCCAATTTCCTTACACTTCAGAGTTCTGAGCAATATCCTATAGCAGTAAATGATTCACTGATAAAGGTGCTGAAGGCGGTCCCTGGCGTAAAACACACAGAACGATATGCATATACACAAGGTATCTTGAAGACTGATAATGACTTTCTAGGTGTTATGCTGAAAGGAGTTGGGACAGACTTTGACTCAACCTTCATTCATGACAACATGATAGAAGGTAGCCTACCTCGCTTCTCCAATACAGAAAATCAGCAAAAACTAGTTATTTCTAAAACGATAGCTGACAAACTCAATCTAAAGGTAGGCCAACGTATCTTTGCTTATTTTATCAACACTCAGGGTGTTCGTACACGTAAATTTACGATTGCTGGCATCTATGCCACAAACATGAAGCAGTTTGATTCTCAAATGTGTTTCACCGATTTGTACACAACAAACAAACTAAATGGTTGGGAACCTGACCAATGCAGTGGCGTAGAATTAGAAGTCAATGACTTTTCACAGTTAGATGCGGTTACGCTACGTGTCCTAAAGAAGGTAAAAAATACGGTTGACCATTATGGTGAAACTTACTCTGCAGAGAACATCATAGAGCAAAACCCACAGATATTCTCTTGGCTCGACTTGATGGATATGAACGTATGGATTATCCTTGCATTGATGATTTCTGTTGCGGGAGTAACAATGATATCAGGCTTATTGATTATCATTCTTGAACGTACACAAATGATTGGTATCTTGAAGGCACTTGGCTCTCGCAATCGTCAGATACGTCACATCTTCCTTTGGTTTGCCAGTTTTATAATAGCTAGAGGTCTGCTTATAGGTAATATCATAGGACTGGGAATTGTCTGTTTACAGAAATGGACCGGATTAATAAAGCTTGACCCACAGACTTACTATGTCAGCACAGTTCCTGTAGAACTAAACCTCCCACTTATCTTAGCATTGAACATTGCCACTATGTTAGTTTGTGTTATTGTATTGATTGCACCAAGCTATCTTATTAGCCATATCCATCCGGCTAAATCAATGCAGTACGAATAA
- a CDS encoding YggS family pyridoxal phosphate-dependent enzyme, whose translation MYDVAKNLHEVLRNLPDGVKLVAISKFHPNEYLEAAYREGQRIFGESQVQELSGKVETLPKDIEWHFIGHLQTNKVKYIAPYISMIEAVDSLKLLKEINKQAAKYNRVINVLLELHIAKEETKYGFSPDACREFLENGEWRELKNVHISGLMMMASNVDDRSQIKQEMTLAANLFDELKAKYFANDPEFKERSWGMSHDYDIAVECRSTMVRVGTTIFGPRVY comes from the coding sequence ATGTACGATGTAGCAAAAAATTTACACGAGGTGCTTAGGAATCTTCCTGATGGTGTGAAGTTGGTTGCCATCAGTAAGTTTCACCCGAACGAATACTTAGAGGCAGCTTATCGAGAAGGGCAGCGTATCTTTGGCGAAAGTCAGGTACAGGAACTTTCTGGTAAGGTTGAGACACTTCCTAAAGATATTGAGTGGCACTTTATTGGTCATCTTCAGACCAATAAAGTGAAGTATATTGCACCTTATATCTCGATGATTGAAGCAGTTGACTCTTTGAAGCTATTGAAAGAGATTAATAAGCAAGCTGCTAAGTACAATCGAGTTATCAATGTTCTTCTTGAACTTCATATAGCTAAAGAAGAGACAAAATATGGGTTTTCCCCAGATGCTTGTCGTGAGTTCTTAGAGAATGGAGAATGGCGGGAGCTTAAGAATGTACACATCTCAGGCTTGATGATGATGGCATCAAATGTAGATGATCGTAGTCAGATAAAACAAGAGATGACGTTGGCAGCCAATCTCTTCGATGAACTGAAAGCTAAGTATTTTGCTAACGACCCTGAATTCAAAGAGCGGTCATGGGGTATGAGTCATGATTATGACATCGCTGTAGAGTGTCGTTCAACGATGGTTCGCGTGGGTACAACTATCTTTGGTCCACGTGTATATTAG